In a genomic window of Methanofastidiosum sp.:
- a CDS encoding glycosyltransferase family 4 protein, which yields MKIIVDGTVLEQPATGIAKSLLELYKKCIELDHSLEVTVIHRKPLKISLPNGIKSKQISINFTDKLNINNILWRYVILPCYILKNRPKFVHFPWNGNVPPFIRVYTNIVLTIHDVLPLTIPDYFKSKNERDKYIKSLQTSINRSKKIFTVSEYSKKEILQNFVVDVDIEVILHGSTLKKVKTESKGNPKFKYFLYVGGYDPRKGLEKLLKVFLKLHEEKKLRNKLVLTGSKNYFSPSFKNLVTEGVNSGIVIEKGYITDEELSLLYSNATALIYPSKYEGFGLPVLEAMSMGCPVITTKCTSIPEVCGDAAYYVDVDNEINLSEALIKLETDVNLQKSLINKGKQRASKFSWSSSAKIFLEKLMKNQK from the coding sequence ATGAAAATAATAGTTGATGGAACTGTTCTCGAACAGCCAGCTACTGGAATTGCCAAAAGTTTGTTAGAACTATACAAAAAATGCATAGAGCTCGACCATTCACTAGAAGTGACAGTGATTCATAGAAAACCTCTCAAAATTAGTCTTCCTAATGGAATAAAATCTAAACAAATCAGTATAAATTTTACAGATAAACTCAACATTAATAACATCCTATGGCGCTATGTAATATTGCCATGTTATATACTGAAGAATCGACCCAAATTTGTACATTTCCCCTGGAACGGCAACGTCCCCCCATTCATTAGGGTTTATACAAATATAGTGCTAACTATTCATGATGTTTTACCTTTGACCATTCCTGATTACTTTAAATCAAAAAATGAGAGAGATAAATATATAAAGAGTTTACAAACCAGTATTAATCGCTCCAAAAAAATATTCACAGTATCAGAATATTCAAAAAAAGAAATCCTTCAAAATTTTGTAGTAGATGTGGATATAGAAGTGATTTTACATGGGTCAACTCTTAAAAAAGTGAAAACTGAAAGCAAAGGCAATCCTAAGTTCAAATATTTTCTCTATGTAGGAGGTTATGATCCACGTAAAGGACTGGAAAAATTGCTGAAAGTATTTTTAAAACTACATGAAGAAAAAAAGTTAAGAAATAAACTGGTTCTAACCGGATCTAAAAACTATTTTTCACCATCTTTTAAGAATTTAGTTACTGAAGGAGTAAATTCAGGCATAGTTATAGAAAAAGGCTATATAACTGATGAAGAGTTGTCTTTACTTTACTCCAATGCCACTGCATTAATATATCCCTCGAAATATGAAGGATTTGGGCTTCCTGTTTTGGAAGCCATGTCTATGGGATGTCCGGTAATAACTACGAAATGTACATCGATACCTGAAGTTTGTGGAGATGCTGCGTATTATGTGGATGTTGACAATGAAATAAATTTATCTGAGGCCTTAATAAAGTTAGAAACTGATGTAAACCTACAAAAAAGCCTTATAAATAAAGGAAAACAACGCGCGTCAAAATTCTCCTGGTCATCCTCAGCAAAAATATTCTTGGAAAAATTAATGAAAAATCAAAAGTAA